The Marinobacter szutsaonensis sequence GAGCAAGATCCTCCTTAATCTTCTTGAGAAATGGCTCGAGATACATCAGTGTTTTTCTGACCGGCGACAGCCGGTGCACCAGCAACAAAATTAAACATTCTTCAGGAAGATTATATTTCTGACGAAATTTATCTCTCTCTTCAGCACTAATTTCGGTTTGAAATCTCTCTAACTGAATATCGTTATACAGTAAATCAATCTTTCTTTCCGGGATACCAACAACGCGGGAGTAGTAATCGACCATGAACTCAGGCCCTGTCACAAAGCGGTGTATCATCGTTCTCGCAATTACATTCGGCAAATAGGACGCGATCCACCAACGGAGCTTTTTAATTGACCATGGCTGGGCAACGTCATACTCATGAGTTGTTCCACTCTGCCATAAAAATGATCTACCCCCACATATACGGTGAGCTAGCGAAGCCACAACTGCAGCGGGAGCAGAAATGCGTACAAAACTTGTTTTGTACCCATGACAAATGATCCATACCAGACGAAAAAACAACTCCAGATGTCTCAAAAGAGGGAGCCTGGTGAACAACCTTACGGCTTTGATATTTTCATTCTTAAAAGACGGTAGCGTCTCTGCCTTCTCGATCAGTAAAATAATAGCACAGTTCTTATCCGCAATTTTTTCCAACAAGTAAAGTATATGCGTGAAATGCGATGCATCTTTTTCAGAGAAATAATTTAGCAAGTAAGTCAGTTTTTTCATTTGCTCCCAAGACCCAAAAACTATTGATTTTTCTTTTTGAAGGTTTTAGCGTGCCCGAACTTTCTATAGACAAATGGAACTGGCTCCATCAGCAGCCGGTGAAATTTCATTGAATCCCTGAACTTAACTACCCGCGCAGGATTACCGACAGCTACCGCATAAGCAGGTACACTTCTGGAAACAACCGAGCCGGCCCCGATAATTGAGCCCTCCCCTATAGTTACGCCCGGCAGGATAATTACGTTGGCACCAACCCATGTGTAGCGACCAATATTAACGGGGGCAACCAACATGACGTTATCATACGGAAGCGCCTGAAGATTCTGATCGAAGTTATGCGTACGTGAATATATTTTTATCTCTGGCGCAAAAATACAACCTTCCTCAATTTTAATACCACCAGCTCCGTCAAACATTGCACGAGGCCCTATATGAACATTATCTCCGATAGAGATATTCTCTGAATAAAGAAATTTACTTGTTAAGCCCTTAAAGGACGAGTTTACTCCTTCATATTCAAATCTTTTATCGCGATATTTATAGGCGACAATTAGCCGAAAAAATAGAGACTTAATAAAACCGTACATAATTATTATAAAGTTTAAACGATAAAACCGTTAAAAGCGCGGCAATCTCAGAGAAAACCAATACTAGGGAGAAAACAGGGATAACTTCCATGTTTATTCCTATCAAAATAATGCTTCCTGTCAGAAGCACTAAGATATTACTACCAATCGACCAGTTAATCACTCCAGCCTTGAAAGACGAATAGGCCTTGCTTCGCTCCACTATGAAAAATGAAATCGGCCAGATCATAAAACTGAGCACCAGCATACCTTTCCATGGGAGGTCGCCTATCCCGGATGATAGTAGTATCACTGCAGATGAGATGATGCATACAATCTGCCCAAAGAGGGCAGCCAGTGCCTTTTTACCCCATGACATGACTGTCAACCTATTTAAATTATTTCGATAATTTAAAATCGCCTCTATGATTCGCATCTGCCCTGATGCGAAGATTATTCCTCGATATGCTAGGAAAAATGCTGCAAGAACATCGGCGGATGTGAACACACGTTCAGCGGCAATGGGAGTAAGGTTATCTTTTAGCCTTTTTAACACAACGCCAACATAATAAGGCCTATAATCTGAAAAGCCAGCGGCAAGGCTTTTCAAGTGGACTTTATCGAAAGAGTTGAAAAATGCTCTCATTTCGTCTGAATTTCTAACAAAGAAATAAGCTTGGGATGTTAACCCTCCCAAGGCAATCGATGCCCAAATTGATATTATCGCTGGCATATCACTGAGGTAAAGTAGCGTCATTGCCAACAGCCTTGACATTGACGCCAAAACTTCAAGACTCATGTACTCATGGAGTCTTCCACTCGACTGTAGACGAATATCAAGATAACGCTTCATTGCGAACGATCCGGCATAGATAGCCATCCATCCAGAAAAGCCCTGCATTGTCCCCGAGAATATGCCAACAAGACTAATAATCAAAGCAGCTATGACGATGGTAATACAGGTTTGAAGCGCGAGGCTCTTTTGCCAGCTAGGTTCATCTTGTATTCGAAATATAGAATAATTACTTGGAATAGCCTCAAGAACAATTAGAAGGATGCTAATTACTGACAAATCAACAATAAAATTCGCATACGCGGAGGATCCGAACCAACGGACCATCAGAACAGTAATCACAAGGTTAACAACAGAAATTAAAACACTTCTAATAGATGATTTTAAAAATAGGTTTACTAGAGTGCTTTTCATGTTTTGGATTTTTAGGGAAATTTTGAATAACTGCCGGCTTTCACCAACATAAGCTTGATCCGGAGGAATCTCAAACTCAGAAACGATGTCTTCGTTTTTATGTGTGTTTTACCCGTTTCCCACCACGTTGAGTAAAAACAGTCCATCGGGCTGTGCGGATAGTCTATAACGATCAGCAGGTCACTGAACATGGAAGGGAAATTTCACCGATTAGCATTCCTATTGAGGTTCCGTTGGCCACCTTTTACAGGGAAATTCGTTCGTAGTATACCGGAACGAATATTCATCCTTTTAACGTACGTTTGTTCTGATCTACCCCTTCTTCAGCTTATAAAAATCCAGCGTATTTCAAGAACCAGGGAGTTGGACGAAAAGCCAAGGAACTTTTGCAGTGCCGATGCTGGTTCCACCCTTGAACGCCGAGGTGAGCTGTAGCGAGGGATATTTAAATGGCGCCGAGAGATGGCATCCAATTTTTAGCGGTTCACAGATAGGAAACCGACCCAGATGGAGCACAGTAAACATACTGCAGCAGCCTGATGAAACCGTCCAAGTTAAAGAGACACTCGACCTGTGGAGGGTGACCTCGTGGAGCTGAGCCGATTTTTATTTTCTGACTGGTGTGAGCGCAAGTCTTTTCGTGAGAAAAAGCGGGCTTACCGGCCTTATTCCGCGGATTTGTAGGCGTAGCTGTAGTAGCCATAGCTTGAGGCTTTCTTCTCTACCGCGTTGAAAATTACGCCTTTTACTTCGATGTCGTTTTGTTTAAAGCGACGTTTGGTCATCTCCAGTTCTTTGGTGAGGCTTGCTCCGAAGCGAGCTACCAGCATGGTGGTGCCGGCATGTTTGCCTACAATAGCTGGGTCGGTTACCGCCAAGATGGGCGGGGTGTCTACGATTACCAGGTCGTATTGAGCCGATACTTCTTTCAGGAACTCCTCAAAGTGTTTGCTCATTAAAAGTTCGGAAGGATTTGGCGGCACAGTTCCTCGAGAGACAAAATCCAGTCCGTCAATACCACTGCTGCGGATTGCTTCTCGCAGAGTCGCTTTTCCGGCGAGCACATCCGAGAGGCCTTCATCATTGCTTACATCAAAAACGTCGTGAGAGAAACCTCGGCGTAGATCTCCGTCCACCAGGAGCACTCGCTGGTCAGCGATGGCCATGACGGCGGCGAGATTTACTGAAACAAAGGTTTTGCCCACGCCCGGACTTGGACCCGAGATCATCAGGATGTTGTTACCGGCATCCATCATCCCAAAGTGCAGGCTGGTACGCAGGCTCCGCAAGGACTCCACCGCCAGATCCGCGGGGTTTACCTCGGCCAGCAACCCGGGGGTATAGTCCTTTCGACCACGTTTCTTTTTCGTCATGTCCGCCTGGGTTCCAGAGAGTGGAATGGTGGCGTACACGGGCAGGCCGAGCTTCTCGATTTCCTCCGGATTCTCAATACCCAGGTTAAACATGGCCCGCACCAGTACGAAGCCAGCTCCGATGATTCCGCCCAGTAAAAGAGCGACAGCAGTAATCATGGCACGCTTGGGTTTGACCGGAGCGTGGGTGTTGACGACAGCCTTGTCCACTACCCGGACATTTCCAACGGTGCCGGCTCTGGCAATATCGAGTTGCTGGATATTGGAGAGCATTTGCAGGTAGATCTTGTTGCCCACTTCTACGTCCCGGCGCAGGCGGACCAGTTTCTGCTGGGTCTCAGGAAGGCCACTGAGCCGTTGATTCAGTTCAGCCCGGCGCTGCTTGAGTTCTGCCATCTGGGAAGCCCAGGCCTTGTACCGGGGATGGGTGGGCTGGAAACGCTGTTCGATTTCCGCACGCTGGAACTCGAGCTCGGAGATGCGGGTTTCAAGTGCCACGATTTGCTCGAGAAGTGCCGTACCCTCGGCGGTTATGTCGATGGTTTCCTCTTCCACCTGGTACTGGTTCAGCTTTTGCTCAGCAGTTTCTAGTTCCTGCCTGACTTCCGGTAGGGAGTTCCGAAGGAATTGCAGGGATTTGGCCGCCTCTGCACTGGCCCGCTCGACATTTTGACGAACGTAATTCTGGCCAACCTCTGCCAGCACTTGTTCCGCCATGACGGGGTTGGTGCTTTCGTAGGCCAGTTCGATGATTCCCGAGCCTTTCCCTTTTTCCGAGGCAGATACCGCTTTCTGGAGATCCATCGTCGCCGCGTACTGGCTCCGTTTGGACACATTGAAGCGAGTGCCGGAGCGGGCCACCAGCTTTGTGACCATCAAGGCGAAACCGTTGGCCTCTGCCGGGGTGTTTGTCTGGCCTTCCAGGACCAACTCTTCCTCTTCGTTGTAAAGGCGCCAGTTTTTGTTATCACCTGCTTCCAATACGTAGCTGCCTGTTCCACTCGGAACCTCCATGCGGGTGATAGTGAGCTTTTCTCCACCCCAGGCATAGCCCTCACCCCACAGAGGTTCGGCCAGCTCGCCCTCACCACCGCTGTATCGTCGCGCAATGGTGGCGCCAATCAGTGGGAAATAGTCGGGTGTCGTGGTGATATCCAGGTTCAGATTATCTGCAACTTCACCTAATACTCGACGGCTCTTTATCAGCTGGATTTCTGTTTCGGCGTTGGAGGGCGTTTCCAGTAAACCGCCAAGCTCTTCCATGCCCGGCAGGCCGCCCTGTTTCTCTTCTACCTGGATAAGGGCATTGGCCCGGTACACCGGAGGCTGAATCAGGGCATAGAACACGCCGATGGCGGTAAATGCCATCGTTACAGCGGCAATCAGCCATTTGCCATCCCAGAGGGTGCCAAGCAGAGCAAGCAGGTCGATTTCGTCGTCCTGCGGGGTGTTGGTCTGGTAGCTCGGGGTGGTTGCGGAGGTATCGGTCATGTAGTTCAGTTACCCAGGTATTTAAGCCAACTTTCGGTGGCTCGGTCTATCAGTTTAAAGGCGTGTTCGAAGGCCGGTCGCTGTTGGCGATAGGGGTCCGGCACTGGCTGGCTGTTCTGCCACTTGCCCAGCAGGAAGGCCCGGCCGCGAATTTGCGGGGCAATTTCATGCAAGCGTTTGAGGTGGCCTTCTTCCATGGCCAGGATCAGGTCTGCGCTGGCGAGCATTTTTTGGGTGACTTGCCGGGCCCGGTGGCCGGTTGCGTCTATGCCCTGCTCTTTCAGCAATTCCAGGGCGGTCTCGTCTGCTGGTTTGTCTACCAGTGCGCCGATACCTGCGGAGTGTATTTGTTTGCCGCTCTGTTCATGCAGCCGTGCCCGCAGCAGGTATTCTGCCATGGGACTGCGGCAGATGTTGCCTACGCATACGATGAGGATGTCGTTGAACATCGGCGTTGCGCTTAGTCTGTCAATTCACGTTCGGTGATGGAGCCGTAGTACACGGTCTGCACCGTTGGCAGTATCTGTGCAATCAGGCGGTTCCAGCGGGCGATGGGTGCAGCGGTTACGTAGACAATGTCCCGCGGTTGCAGAGTGAACTGGTCTGCCAGCACCAGCGCGGTGGCATTGCGGGCGTGGAGTTGATAAACGTCTGCAATTTTATCGCTGCCTTCGGCCGCTTTGCGGATAACGAATAATCCACTGGCGTTCGCGGTGGCTTGAGCAAAACCACCGGCGTCTGATAGAGCTTCAGCCAGGGTAATGTCCGAACGGCCGATGTTCAGGCTGGTGGGGTTGCCAACCTCACCTAGAACGAAGACTTTGGCGGCATCGTTACGGGCCACGTGGATGATGTCGTTGGGGCGGAGTAGGACGTTTTCGCGAGTGTCGCCCTGCCTGTAAAGTTCCCGCAGTGAATAGCGGTTGGTTTCGCCATTGCGGGTGAGTGTGACGTTGGTCCAGTCCGCTACTTCAGTGAGACCACCGGCGTTGCTGACGGCCTCAAGGAGTGTCAGGGGCACGTTGGTGATGGGTTGGGTGCCCGGCTGCTTTACTTCGCCGGTCAGGTAGACCCGCTTGGAGCGGAAGGACGCTACAGTCACATCCACCTGCGGGGATTCGATGTATTCCGCGAGTCGTTCACGGAGGATTTCACGGATTTCAGTGACTCTGAGGCCAGCGACTTTCACTTCGCCGACGTAGGGGTAAAAGATGGTGCCATCGCTGTGGACCCAGTTGCCCGCTTCGGACGGGCTGCGGTCGCCGCCAGCGGGAATGGTGAGTTCGGGATGGTCCCACACGGTGATGTTGAGAACGTCGCCCCGGTTTACTTCGTAATCGTATTCGTTGATTTCCGCTTCCAGTTCCCGATTAAGAACGGGGTTGGACTCGGGCTCGGCCATTTTTTCCTGCAAAAGTTTGGGCGTGATGGTGTAAATGTTGACCATCTTCTCCAGGTCCACGCTCTCGTCTTCATCCTGATCGTAGGGGATGTGGGCTCCGGGTATGACGGCGCAACCGGAGAGGCTGAGGATTATGAGCAGGGAAAATAGGGCTTTCATCCGGGATTGGGGTTCCGTGGTTGGGATTTGGGCTATACAGAATTAAGAAAGGGGCTGGTAGCGCCAGCCCCTTTCTCTTGTTGCTGGCTATCTTATCAAGAGCCTGTGCCGCCGGTTGCACCGGTGGGCGGCTCTTCGGTCACGATTGCGTCCTCAAGTTCTGCCTGGGCAGCCTCATCCTGAGTTGCTTGCTCTTCGATGGCAGTGGCGTCAGGCGCCGTCGGAGCCTCATAAGTTCCTGTACCGGAGCTCATGATAGTCTCGGCGCTGTAGCCGTCCAGATCATTTGCAGTCGCGCCGGCATCAGAGAATTCCTGCACTACCGCAACGACATTCGCGGGGTTCAAACTCTCAACCAAGGCACCAAAAGCAGCCGTTTCGCTGAGGCCCGGATTGGATTCCAGAACCACGTCAACATCTGCAATCAGATCAACAATCTGAGCGCTCAACACCTGGTTAACCAGATGAAGCTCCGCAGCGGTGCGCTTTTCATTGCTTGAAGCTGAGGCAAACGTCGCAATCGGATCGTAGGTGGTCAAGTCAATGCCTTGTACACCGAGTTCTGTCGCAAGCTCAGCTGCAGCTGATGCTTTGAGCTCTGCCAGAGTAGCGGTTGAACCTGCAGCCAGTTTGCTCTCTACTTTCATCTGGATGACGGTACTGAAACCACTGATGGCTTCACTACCGGCAGGCGCCAGGAACTTCAGGTTCGGGTCAACCGGCAGGCCGCCATCCGTTGTATTTTCATTAGCTTCCAATACCAACGGAGTCAGAAGCTGGGCATCGGTCAGGCCCACCAGACTGAACTGACCGCCGTCACCGGTGGTGGTGCTCGGCTCACCCTCATCGCAGGCTTTGTTCAGATTTTCGTCCACACAAACGGTGGCGCCTACCAGGTAGCCATCGTAGGCAAAACCCTCAGACACGCCACTGGGCGTCTCACCCGGGGGCAGCGGGGAGCCGTCGTTGTCGGAACAACCCGCGACTATCATCATCGGGGCCAGGATGGCCGTGGCCATCAGGTTACGTGTGAACAATCCTTTCTTGAACTGAGTCATATTAGCCTCTTAATCTCCTGAATGAGCGTTAGCACGTCGTTTTTGTGTTGCTTTTTATCAAAGGGCTCAGTGCCCTTCACTATAGAGAAGCGAGTCGGAAACGCAATGTTTACAAACGCATACGGTTCGCTTGCGTTTTGTGATGCCATTTACCGGTTGGTTAAGCGGCCCCGGTTGAAGTAGACCGACCGGATCGGGTTGGCCGATTCGATGACTCTGGCGCCACCGAACGAGGTCAGGTTTGCATCCTCATTGATGCGGGTCTGGACATTGTAGTTCCAGTCCGCGTCGCCCCGAATCTGGGCGTATCGGAATTGGCCGGTTTTCTCGGGTGTCAGCGGGATGACCCAGCCGAGGCTGATGAACTCGGCATCGGTGTTCTTGTAGGACAGCTGCAGGGCGTAATCGCCGAACCAGAAGCGGCTGTCAATGCGCACGCCGGTGTCTTCCTCGAAGAATTGGCCACCGTACACGTCCACCTGGGTATCGAGGGTCGAGTTGTAGTAGCTGTAACGGGCTAGCATCTGGTTGCGTTCAACGTTGTCGTAATCCGCGTGCTCGAAGACACCGCCTACATAGGCCAGGCTGTGTCGGCCGTTGGGGCCGAGCAGCAGGGTTTCGTTCAGCAACCCGTTCCAGTCTGTGGCGTAACGGCCGGCGTGGATACTGGTATACAGCTGCGGGTGCAGTTTGAAGGCTTGCTGGATTTCGGCTTCGGTCAGGTCGGTGCGTTGGCGATCCTCGTAGAACACCCCACCCTTCTCGAAATCTTCGGTGGCGTAGACTTCGGCATTGTAGGTGGCGGACGCCAGGGCGCCGGTCCACAGGGAGATGGTGGTTTCTGCACTTAGGCCCACGGAGGCATCCCATACGCCGTATTCGGTGGCGATGCCTGAGCTGATGGTGGGGCTCAGGGTGATGCGAGGTTTCCAGGTGGGGCCGTAGCTGCCCTTGAAGTCCCATTCGGTGTCTTCTTTGCGGAACAGGGTGTCCGGGGCGTAGTCGGCGGCGAGGATTTGGGTTTGGGCGCCCTGCTCTTTGTTGCCGAGACTAATGGTACGTTCAACGACCGGGATGTTCTGGTTCAGCAGGGTTAGTTTCGCCGTTCTATGGTGGCCAGCCATGGCCTGTGCCTTTCGGGCGACATCGGCGATGGCGTCGCGTTCGTCGCGGGTGTAGATATTGTTTTCCCACTGGATGTGGAGGACATCTTCGCGGCTCGCGACCGAGACTCGGTCGTAGCCGGCGGCTACCAGTTGCTGGCCCAGAGTGCGGGCGAGTTCTTTTCCTTCGTCTTCGACTGACTCAGTGTTGGCAGAAGGCGCTTCGGCGGTTGTAGTCTCGCTGGTTTCTGGGGGCTCTGCCTTTGGCTCAGTCTGGTTGGCAGTGTTAGACGCAACTGCCTCGGACTTTTGAGCTGTGCTTGTGTATTCGTCCGGCAGGGGGAGGTGTTGCTTTCTGGCTTCGTTGCCGAAGGGAATGGAAACGCCGAGGGAGAAAAAGTTGCGATCGTTCTCCGTATCCCCTTCGTCATAGGCCAGGACTTTGCCGTTGATCTGCATGCCCAGCGGCAACAGGCCTTCAGGCGTGCTGGCGCCCAGACCCAGGCGGACATCCTGACTGTCGTATTCGGCCATGACATTCAACCAGGGTAAAGGCTTGTAAGAGATGCCACCGAACGGGCCGTCGAGATAGCGATCTGACTTTTTCGGGTCGCCATAGCCTGCCGAAATTTCCACGGGGCCGAACTGGCGGCCGGCGACAACGTAGACGGATTCGAAATCGTCTGTTTCACCACCGAGGTCCTGAACGCCGGCGGCCAGGGTGAACCACTCTTCCGGAATGAATGGTGCCTGAACCTTGATGTTCGCGGAGAGGTCCCGGATACCGCAGCCTTCGGTGTAACAGTTGGCCTGGGTTCGATCCCACGTAAGACGACCGCCCACTTCCACATTGGGGAAAATGCCGAACAGGCCACTGACGTTGTTGTAGTAGCCGTAGGTATCGCCGGAGGTGGTTGTGCGGGTTTCCAGGGCCTGGTCCGAATACTGCACTGCGGCCTGACCGTGACCGAGCGCCGTCGCGGAGGGAACATTGAGGTAACCGCTATAGCCCGGGAAGGCGAGATCTGCGGCAAAAGCCTG is a genomic window containing:
- a CDS encoding low molecular weight protein-tyrosine-phosphatase, producing the protein MFNDILIVCVGNICRSPMAEYLLRARLHEQSGKQIHSAGIGALVDKPADETALELLKEQGIDATGHRARQVTQKMLASADLILAMEEGHLKRLHEIAPQIRGRAFLLGKWQNSQPVPDPYRQQRPAFEHAFKLIDRATESWLKYLGN
- a CDS encoding polysaccharide biosynthesis tyrosine autokinase; protein product: MTDTSATTPSYQTNTPQDDEIDLLALLGTLWDGKWLIAAVTMAFTAIGVFYALIQPPVYRANALIQVEEKQGGLPGMEELGGLLETPSNAETEIQLIKSRRVLGEVADNLNLDITTTPDYFPLIGATIARRYSGGEGELAEPLWGEGYAWGGEKLTITRMEVPSGTGSYVLEAGDNKNWRLYNEEEELVLEGQTNTPAEANGFALMVTKLVARSGTRFNVSKRSQYAATMDLQKAVSASEKGKGSGIIELAYESTNPVMAEQVLAEVGQNYVRQNVERASAEAAKSLQFLRNSLPEVRQELETAEQKLNQYQVEEETIDITAEGTALLEQIVALETRISELEFQRAEIEQRFQPTHPRYKAWASQMAELKQRRAELNQRLSGLPETQQKLVRLRRDVEVGNKIYLQMLSNIQQLDIARAGTVGNVRVVDKAVVNTHAPVKPKRAMITAVALLLGGIIGAGFVLVRAMFNLGIENPEEIEKLGLPVYATIPLSGTQADMTKKKRGRKDYTPGLLAEVNPADLAVESLRSLRTSLHFGMMDAGNNILMISGPSPGVGKTFVSVNLAAVMAIADQRVLLVDGDLRRGFSHDVFDVSNDEGLSDVLAGKATLREAIRSSGIDGLDFVSRGTVPPNPSELLMSKHFEEFLKEVSAQYDLVIVDTPPILAVTDPAIVGKHAGTTMLVARFGASLTKELEMTKRRFKQNDIEVKGVIFNAVEKKASSYGYYSYAYKSAE
- a CDS encoding YjbH domain-containing protein — encoded protein: MTSKHWTLVGGAVACLKPVFVTGLALAGQQAFAADLAFPGYSGYLNVPSATALGHGQAAVQYSDQALETRTTTSGDTYGYYNNVSGLFGIFPNVEVGGRLTWDRTQANCYTEGCGIRDLSANIKVQAPFIPEEWFTLAAGVQDLGGETDDFESVYVVAGRQFGPVEISAGYGDPKKSDRYLDGPFGGISYKPLPWLNVMAEYDSQDVRLGLGASTPEGLLPLGMQINGKVLAYDEGDTENDRNFFSLGVSIPFGNEARKQHLPLPDEYTSTAQKSEAVASNTANQTEPKAEPPETSETTTAEAPSANTESVEDEGKELARTLGQQLVAAGYDRVSVASREDVLHIQWENNIYTRDERDAIADVARKAQAMAGHHRTAKLTLLNQNIPVVERTISLGNKEQGAQTQILAADYAPDTLFRKEDTEWDFKGSYGPTWKPRITLSPTISSGIATEYGVWDASVGLSAETTISLWTGALASATYNAEVYATEDFEKGGVFYEDRQRTDLTEAEIQQAFKLHPQLYTSIHAGRYATDWNGLLNETLLLGPNGRHSLAYVGGVFEHADYDNVERNQMLARYSYYNSTLDTQVDVYGGQFFEEDTGVRIDSRFWFGDYALQLSYKNTDAEFISLGWVIPLTPEKTGQFRYAQIRGDADWNYNVQTRINEDANLTSFGGARVIESANPIRSVYFNRGRLTNR
- a CDS encoding polysaccharide export protein; this translates as MKALFSLLIILSLSGCAVIPGAHIPYDQDEDESVDLEKMVNIYTITPKLLQEKMAEPESNPVLNRELEAEINEYDYEVNRGDVLNITVWDHPELTIPAGGDRSPSEAGNWVHSDGTIFYPYVGEVKVAGLRVTEIREILRERLAEYIESPQVDVTVASFRSKRVYLTGEVKQPGTQPITNVPLTLLEAVSNAGGLTEVADWTNVTLTRNGETNRYSLRELYRQGDTRENVLLRPNDIIHVARNDAAKVFVLGEVGNPTSLNIGRSDITLAEALSDAGGFAQATANASGLFVIRKAAEGSDKIADVYQLHARNATALVLADQFTLQPRDIVYVTAAPIARWNRLIAQILPTVQTVYYGSITERELTD
- a CDS encoding glycosyltransferase family 4 protein yields the protein MKKLTYLLNYFSEKDASHFTHILYLLEKIADKNCAIILLIEKAETLPSFKNENIKAVRLFTRLPLLRHLELFFRLVWIICHGYKTSFVRISAPAAVVASLAHRICGGRSFLWQSGTTHEYDVAQPWSIKKLRWWIASYLPNVIARTMIHRFVTGPEFMVDYYSRVVGIPERKIDLLYNDIQLERFQTEISAEERDKFRQKYNLPEECLILLLVHRLSPVRKTLMYLEPFLKKIKEDLAQRHWVLVIAGGGSELANAKQLASTLGVQENVIFLGDVPNLEIPKLYAVGDIFVHPTYTEGFPRVLIEAMASGLPIVTTDAGGTPQLLGNTQKHYLVNKNDPEEFAARAIELITCQQSWAGLGDENLKTVQRFSTDAVSDMYINVLFS